A genome region from Armatimonadota bacterium includes the following:
- the murD gene encoding UDP-N-acetylmuramoyl-L-alanine--D-glutamate ligase — MSEPGFERAPMTGAFNSAAPRGRISAKRAYVIGLGEYGSGRAAATALAGMGVAVTAADVKPADELAAQLCALPPEVAVEVGENAYRTLLDSDLVVISPGVPPDLPVLEAARGRGLEVIGELELAYRVSAGKFVAVSGTKGKTTTTVLIARLLADAGLSVRVGGNIGAPIIEPALTAGPDDLLVTEVSSFQLQTTRDFRPHVAVLLNFSPDHLDHHRHLAEYWGAKRRLFDRQGAEDWAVLNFDDPAVRALADRVKSQVVPFSRTEPLGRGVYVDGERIVAAPPVASAWRAVAPVSSLRLRGRHNLENALAALAAAGAAGADLEQAADTLSSFEGVPNRLEQVATVAGVTFINDSQATNPAAVEGALEAIAEPVTLIAGGRAKVPDFGGLGQAIAAGARALVVIGEAGPAIAAAARAAGLDEVHSAGSLPEAVRMAFARARPGEVVLLSPACASFDMFHSMAHRGEVFRGAVAALAAEAPTREEKR, encoded by the coding sequence ATGTCGGAACCCGGATTCGAGCGCGCGCCCATGACCGGCGCCTTCAACTCCGCAGCGCCGCGGGGGCGCATCAGCGCCAAGCGCGCCTACGTCATCGGCCTCGGCGAGTACGGCTCCGGGCGCGCGGCGGCGACCGCGCTTGCCGGCATGGGCGTGGCGGTCACCGCCGCCGACGTCAAGCCGGCCGACGAGCTGGCGGCGCAGCTGTGCGCCTTGCCCCCGGAAGTGGCGGTGGAAGTGGGGGAGAATGCCTACCGCACCCTGCTGGACAGCGACCTGGTGGTGATCAGCCCCGGGGTGCCGCCGGATTTGCCGGTGCTGGAGGCGGCGCGCGGCCGCGGCCTCGAGGTCATCGGCGAACTGGAGCTCGCGTACCGGGTGAGCGCGGGCAAGTTCGTCGCCGTCAGCGGCACCAAGGGCAAGACCACCACCACCGTCTTGATCGCGCGGCTGCTGGCAGACGCGGGCCTGTCGGTGCGCGTCGGCGGCAACATCGGGGCGCCCATCATCGAGCCCGCGCTCACCGCCGGCCCCGACGACCTGCTGGTGACCGAGGTCAGCAGCTTCCAGCTCCAGACCACGCGCGACTTCCGGCCGCACGTGGCGGTGCTGCTCAACTTCTCGCCCGACCACCTCGATCATCACCGGCACCTGGCCGAGTACTGGGGCGCCAAGCGACGCCTCTTTGACCGCCAAGGCGCGGAGGACTGGGCGGTGCTCAATTTCGACGACCCTGCGGTGCGCGCGCTGGCCGATCGCGTCAAGTCGCAGGTGGTGCCCTTCAGCCGCACCGAGCCGCTGGGCCGCGGGGTCTACGTGGACGGCGAACGTATCGTCGCCGCCCCGCCGGTTGCCTCCGCGTGGCGCGCGGTCGCGCCGGTTTCCTCGCTGCGGCTGCGCGGCCGCCACAACCTCGAGAACGCGTTGGCCGCGCTGGCTGCGGCCGGCGCCGCCGGCGCCGACCTGGAGCAGGCCGCCGACACCTTGTCATCGTTCGAGGGCGTGCCCAACCGCCTGGAGCAGGTGGCCACCGTCGCCGGCGTCACCTTCATCAACGACTCGCAGGCCACCAATCCGGCGGCGGTCGAGGGGGCGCTGGAGGCGATCGCGGAGCCGGTGACGCTGATCGCGGGGGGGCGGGCGAAAGTGCCGGATTTCGGCGGCCTGGGGCAAGCGATCGCCGCCGGCGCGCGGGCGCTGGTGGTGATCGGGGAGGCGGGACCGGCGATCGCCGCCGCCGCCCGCGCGGCCGGGCTGGACGAAGTGCACTCGGCGGGCTCGCTGCCGGAGGCGGTACGGATGGCGTTCGCCCGGGCGCGGCCGGGCGAGGTCGTGCTGCTGTCGCCGGCGTGCGCCAGCTTCGACATGTTTCACAGCATGGCCCACCGGGGCGAGGTCTTCCGCGGCGCCGTCGCCGCGCTCGCCGCGGAGGCGCCGACGCGCGAGGAGAAGCGATGA
- the ftsW gene encoding putative lipid II flippase FtsW, which produces MTDTGSARSWGQERPGLDVYMVALTAALVGFGIVAVFSATFARAALSAGDSLYKVKPQVAAAVAGALAMFVVARLNLERIRQLAYGAAALAGLALVAVLVLGVEINGARRWFEIGPCHIQPSEFAKLAVIVAAARFAMENPRRIRSLKGLALPMAVVAAGAALVLAEHDLGTAVVVTALAFLMWHFAGAKLRHLAVYAVVGLACVTVAIVAEPYRLARIKAWCDPGKTALTSGYQQHHSVIALGAGGVLGRGLGEGREKYSYLPAAETDCIFAVIGEEMGLLGTWVLLALFGLLLWRGLAASLRVADPFCALLGAGMTSLIALQVLINVAVVTGLMPAKGAPLPFVSYGGSSLVSAMTAVGVLLNISRQPGRDLRPRGAAAGGASSSRAERFPFA; this is translated from the coding sequence ATGACCGACACCGGCAGCGCCCGGTCGTGGGGGCAGGAGCGCCCGGGCCTCGATGTCTACATGGTGGCGTTGACCGCGGCGCTGGTGGGCTTCGGCATCGTCGCTGTCTTCAGCGCCACCTTCGCGCGGGCCGCGCTGTCCGCAGGCGACAGTCTCTACAAGGTGAAGCCGCAGGTGGCGGCGGCGGTAGCAGGCGCGTTGGCGATGTTCGTCGTCGCGCGCCTCAACCTCGAGCGCATTCGCCAGCTCGCCTACGGGGCGGCGGCGCTGGCGGGGTTGGCGCTGGTGGCGGTGCTGGTGCTGGGGGTCGAGATCAACGGCGCACGCCGCTGGTTTGAGATCGGACCCTGTCATATCCAGCCGTCGGAGTTCGCCAAGCTCGCAGTCATCGTCGCGGCCGCGCGGTTCGCGATGGAGAACCCGCGACGGATACGCAGCCTCAAAGGGCTGGCGCTGCCGATGGCAGTAGTGGCGGCGGGGGCGGCGCTGGTGCTGGCCGAGCACGATCTGGGCACCGCCGTGGTCGTGACCGCGCTCGCGTTCCTCATGTGGCACTTCGCCGGCGCCAAGCTGCGCCACCTCGCGGTTTACGCCGTGGTGGGGCTGGCCTGTGTGACGGTCGCCATCGTCGCCGAGCCTTACCGGCTGGCGCGCATCAAGGCATGGTGTGACCCGGGCAAGACCGCGCTCACCAGCGGCTATCAGCAGCACCATTCCGTGATCGCGCTCGGCGCCGGCGGGGTCCTCGGCCGCGGTCTCGGCGAAGGCCGTGAGAAATACTCCTACCTGCCGGCGGCTGAGACCGACTGCATCTTCGCCGTCATCGGCGAGGAAATGGGCCTGCTCGGCACCTGGGTGCTGCTGGCGCTCTTCGGCCTGCTGCTATGGCGCGGCCTGGCGGCGTCCCTGCGCGTTGCGGACCCGTTCTGTGCGCTGCTGGGCGCGGGCATGACTTCGCTGATCGCCCTCCAGGTCCTGATCAACGTTGCCGTCGTCACCGGCCTGATGCCGGCCAAGGGCGCCCCCTTGCCCTTCGTCAGCTACGGCGGCTCGTCCCTGGTGTCCGCCATGACCGCGGTCGGGGTGCTGCTGAATATCTCGCGCCAGCCGGGGCGCGACCTGCGCCCACGGGGCGCGGCCGCCGGCGGCGCGTCGTCCTCGCGCGCGGAGCGCTTCCCATTCGCATGA
- the murC gene encoding UDP-N-acetylmuramate--L-alanine ligase: MSHRASQPHTHLMGVGGIGMSALAQVLLARGERLSGCDLHASALTAKLERLGLAFSEGHHPEHLAGADRLIISDAIGRDHPELAHARAAGLPVLRRSQVVGELMRCHRGLAVAGTHGKTTTTAMIGLILAEAGRDPTVLIGGELPQFGGNARVGGGELLVAEACEAYESFLDLEPEIAVITNIEAEHLDHHHSERAVLDSFARFLARVRAGGSVIVCADDANAAAVVSRAKVAAAGLDVVTYGLGGGGDFRAEEVRDEGMGMGFTLAHPAGRTAVRLAVPGAHNVADALGAIAACTVVAVSAEQAAATLASFGGVERRFQAVTTAGVTVVNDYAHHPTEIRAVVAAARARCGGKLVIVFQPHLYTRTRDFLADFADALSAAETIVVTDIYAAREQPLPGVSGETMVEAVRARGQEDAFFWPQKDQVAEGLVGGLETGDWVLVLGAGDIGSVARDLAARLRRRGAAPSGPGGTACRA, encoded by the coding sequence ATGAGCCATCGCGCATCACAACCCCATACCCATCTGATGGGCGTCGGCGGCATCGGCATGAGCGCGCTGGCGCAAGTCCTCCTCGCCCGCGGGGAGCGCTTGTCCGGATGTGACCTGCATGCCTCTGCGCTCACCGCGAAGCTCGAGCGCCTGGGGTTGGCCTTCAGCGAGGGCCACCACCCCGAGCACCTGGCGGGCGCCGACCGCCTCATCATCTCGGACGCCATCGGGCGCGACCACCCCGAGTTGGCGCACGCCCGCGCCGCGGGCCTGCCGGTGCTGCGCCGCTCCCAGGTCGTGGGCGAACTGATGCGCTGCCATCGCGGCCTCGCCGTCGCCGGCACCCATGGCAAGACCACCACCACCGCCATGATCGGCCTCATCCTCGCGGAGGCCGGTCGCGACCCGACGGTGCTCATCGGCGGCGAGCTGCCGCAATTCGGCGGCAATGCGCGCGTCGGCGGCGGCGAGCTGCTGGTGGCCGAAGCTTGCGAGGCCTACGAGTCCTTCCTCGACCTCGAGCCGGAGATCGCGGTCATCACCAATATCGAGGCCGAGCACCTCGACCACCATCACAGCGAGCGGGCGGTGCTCGACAGCTTCGCTCGCTTCCTGGCGCGCGTGCGCGCGGGCGGGAGCGTGATTGTGTGCGCGGACGACGCCAACGCCGCCGCGGTCGTCAGCCGCGCAAAGGTGGCGGCGGCAGGCCTCGATGTGGTAACCTATGGGCTGGGTGGCGGCGGCGATTTCCGCGCCGAGGAGGTCCGCGACGAAGGCATGGGCATGGGCTTCACCCTCGCTCACCCGGCGGGGCGCACCGCGGTGCGCCTGGCCGTGCCCGGCGCGCACAACGTGGCGGACGCGCTCGGGGCGATCGCGGCTTGCACCGTGGTCGCGGTGAGCGCGGAGCAGGCGGCGGCGACGCTCGCCTCCTTCGGCGGGGTCGAGCGGCGCTTCCAGGCCGTCACCACCGCGGGGGTGACAGTGGTGAACGACTACGCCCACCACCCGACCGAGATTCGCGCCGTCGTCGCCGCCGCCCGAGCGCGGTGCGGCGGCAAGCTGGTGATCGTCTTTCAGCCGCATCTCTACACCCGGACGCGCGATTTCCTGGCGGACTTCGCGGACGCCCTGTCCGCGGCAGAGACGATAGTCGTGACCGATATCTACGCCGCGCGCGAGCAGCCGCTGCCCGGCGTCAGCGGCGAGACGATGGTGGAGGCGGTGCGTGCGCGCGGGCAAGAGGATGCGTTTTTCTGGCCGCAGAAGGACCAGGTGGCAGAGGGCCTGGTGGGAGGTCTAGAAACGGGAGACTGGGTGCTGGTGCTGGGCGCAGGCGACATCGGATCAGTGGCTCGTGATCTCGCGGCGCGGCTGCGCCGCCGCGGCGCGGCTCCGTCGGGGCCGGGAGGGACAGCGTGTCGGGCCTGA
- the murB gene encoding UDP-N-acetylmuramate dehydrogenase — MSGLNTAAAQPAASVLAAAGCDIRELQTAVGGCVLLDEPMSRHTTFRIGGRADIFVQPRDEADLRMAVAWLRAAGVPLRVIGNGSNLLVADAGLREAVIKLGPAFSGISFNGEGVVVGAGARLAAVVSRCCAAGWSGLESTVGIPGTVGGAIVTNAGTDTGAIGDLVQEAVLMDPAGDIYTVRCAELNYGYRCSSLTLSRHIVLRARLRLDRADAVEVRAKMQRLRLKRASRQPLGCRSAGSVFKNYPHIAAGKLVDRAGGKGLRVGDAEVSSKHANFIVNRGHATAVDVRGLMSQVQQRVLRVHGVWLEPEIELVGEW, encoded by the coding sequence GTGTCGGGCCTGAACACGGCGGCCGCACAACCCGCCGCATCGGTGCTTGCCGCCGCGGGGTGCGACATCCGCGAGTTGCAGACGGCGGTGGGCGGTTGCGTGCTCCTTGATGAGCCCATGAGCCGCCACACCACTTTCCGCATCGGCGGCCGCGCCGATATCTTCGTCCAGCCCCGGGACGAAGCCGACCTGCGCATGGCGGTCGCGTGGCTGCGGGCCGCGGGCGTGCCCCTGCGGGTCATCGGCAACGGCAGCAACCTGCTGGTCGCCGACGCGGGCCTGCGCGAGGCGGTGATCAAGCTCGGCCCTGCGTTCTCCGGCATCAGCTTCAACGGCGAGGGGGTGGTGGTCGGCGCCGGGGCGCGGCTGGCCGCGGTCGTCAGCCGCTGCTGCGCGGCCGGCTGGAGCGGCCTCGAGAGCACCGTGGGCATACCCGGCACCGTCGGCGGCGCCATCGTCACCAACGCCGGCACCGACACCGGCGCCATCGGCGACCTGGTGCAGGAGGCGGTACTGATGGACCCGGCGGGCGATATCTACACCGTCAGGTGCGCGGAGCTGAACTACGGCTATCGCTGCAGCAGCCTGACGCTGTCGCGGCACATCGTCCTGCGCGCGCGGCTGCGGTTGGATCGCGCGGACGCGGTCGAGGTGCGCGCCAAGATGCAGCGGCTCCGCCTCAAGCGCGCCAGCCGCCAGCCGCTGGGCTGCCGTTCCGCGGGGAGCGTGTTCAAGAACTATCCGCACATCGCGGCCGGCAAGCTGGTGGATCGCGCGGGGGGCAAGGGCCTGCGCGTGGGCGACGCCGAGGTCTCCAGCAAGCACGCCAACTTCATCGTCAATCGCGGGCACGCCACCGCCGTCGACGTGCGCGGGCTGATGTCGCAGGTGCAGCAGCGGGTGCTGCGCGTCCACGGCGTGTGGCTCGAACCGGAGATCGAGTTGGTGGGCGAATGGTAG
- a CDS encoding D-alanine--D-alanine ligase: MSKLRVAVLMGGRSSEREVSLRSGAMVARHLDRGKYDVLPFDTGALTRLQGGAGAPPGANAEPDLTALAPLAPRALDRASCAPAVDVAFVALHGRGGEDGALQGLLELLGIPYTGSGVLASALAMDKPAAKRVFRAEGIPTAPWRGYRMDNCADARSIAADIASSLRLPVVVKPACEGSTIGVTVARKREDLPAALECAAGYGPRVLAEEFVPGVEIAAAILGNRRPQVLPLVEIVPASGFYDYAAKYTPGATDEIVPARIGDEAARQAQEAALAAFTALGCRGMARVDMIAGPRGPVVLEVNTIPGLTETSLVPRAAEAAGMTFARLLERMIELALEEA; the protein is encoded by the coding sequence ATGAGCAAGCTGCGGGTTGCGGTGCTGATGGGCGGACGCTCGAGCGAGCGCGAGGTGTCGCTGCGCAGCGGCGCGATGGTGGCGCGTCACCTCGACCGCGGCAAGTACGACGTGCTGCCCTTCGACACCGGCGCCCTGACCCGGCTCCAGGGCGGTGCGGGGGCGCCGCCAGGCGCCAACGCCGAGCCAGACCTGACGGCGCTGGCGCCCCTGGCGCCCCGGGCCCTTGACCGCGCTTCCTGCGCGCCCGCGGTTGACGTCGCCTTTGTCGCGCTCCACGGCCGCGGCGGCGAGGACGGCGCCCTCCAGGGGCTGCTCGAGCTGCTGGGCATCCCCTACACCGGCTCCGGGGTTCTCGCCAGCGCGCTGGCCATGGACAAACCCGCCGCCAAGCGCGTCTTCCGGGCGGAGGGCATCCCCACCGCCCCCTGGCGCGGCTACCGGATGGATAATTGCGCCGACGCGCGCTCCATCGCCGCCGATATCGCGTCGTCGCTGCGCCTGCCGGTAGTGGTGAAGCCGGCGTGCGAGGGCTCCACCATCGGCGTCACCGTCGCGCGCAAGCGCGAGGACCTGCCGGCCGCCCTGGAGTGCGCCGCCGGTTACGGCCCGCGGGTGCTGGCCGAGGAGTTCGTGCCCGGCGTCGAAATCGCCGCCGCCATCCTGGGTAATCGCCGCCCCCAGGTGCTGCCGCTGGTGGAGATCGTGCCCGCGAGCGGGTTCTACGATTACGCGGCGAAGTATACCCCCGGCGCCACCGACGAAATCGTTCCCGCCCGCATCGGTGACGAGGCCGCGCGGCAGGCGCAGGAGGCGGCGCTGGCGGCGTTTACGGCGCTCGGCTGTCGCGGTATGGCGCGCGTGGATATGATCGCCGGCCCGCGGGGGCCGGTCGTGCTGGAGGTCAACACCATCCCGGGGCTGACCGAGACCAGCCTGGTGCCGCGGGCGGCGGAAGCCGCGGGCATGACTTTCGCGCGCCTGCTGGAGCGGATGATCGAGCTGGCGCTGGAGGAAGCTTGA
- a CDS encoding FtsQ-type POTRA domain-containing protein, with protein sequence MHEQRYNDIGGRGRRSRRRDRTLMVLRLVAAGLSLVLAVELLWALYRSPRLQVRQVRVVGVRMLDPAAVIASAAIPPGATLAGVSTRKLRRAIAAIPAVERATVARDWPATLVIVVRERTPAVFVRCRQGIVFVDRRGIAFTGTRCDTAGLPELKGVGVAPGEIGRALKGRAVAQALVALSAAQEAELPVSEVVLRGRDDLALRLADGTALHLGRPQQLRLKVSQAKVALIELRPRQRVEYIDVSCPDAAVWKPRLES encoded by the coding sequence GTGCACGAGCAGCGCTACAATGATATCGGCGGGCGCGGTCGGCGCAGCCGACGGCGCGACCGCACCCTGATGGTGCTGCGCCTGGTAGCGGCGGGGCTGTCGCTGGTGCTGGCGGTCGAGTTGCTGTGGGCGCTCTACCGGTCGCCGCGGCTGCAGGTGCGCCAGGTGCGGGTCGTCGGCGTCCGCATGCTCGACCCGGCCGCGGTGATAGCGTCCGCGGCGATCCCCCCGGGCGCCACCCTGGCCGGCGTCTCGACGCGCAAGCTGCGTCGCGCGATCGCGGCCATTCCCGCCGTCGAAAGGGCCACCGTTGCCCGTGACTGGCCCGCGACGCTGGTCATTGTCGTGCGCGAGCGCACACCTGCGGTGTTCGTTCGCTGCCGCCAGGGTATCGTATTCGTGGACCGGCGGGGCATCGCCTTCACCGGTACGCGCTGCGACACGGCGGGCTTGCCGGAGCTGAAAGGGGTCGGTGTCGCTCCCGGGGAGATCGGCCGGGCGCTGAAGGGTCGGGCGGTCGCGCAGGCGCTGGTCGCGCTGTCAGCGGCGCAGGAGGCGGAGCTGCCCGTGAGCGAGGTCGTCCTGCGCGGGCGCGACGACCTGGCGCTGCGCCTGGCGGATGGAACCGCGCTGCACCTGGGGCGCCCGCAGCAGTTGCGGCTCAAGGTGAGCCAGGCGAAGGTGGCGCTGATCGAGCTGCGGCCGCGGCAGCGCGTCGAGTACATAGACGTAAGCTGCCCTGACGCGGCCGTCTGGAAGCCGCGTCTCGAATCATAA
- a CDS encoding DUF881 domain-containing protein has product MDVRHMRIKAWSWVGPVTMVCFVVGALLALQFTTQRKTGAASRYGRADVLAQMLAGYKAQVDSQDAEINDLRAKLNEYREASTKNQGVLALLNKQLTQDQMALGLTEVMGPGMVMTLDDSTRATQAGEDKEPYLVHDYDLWPVVNELRSAGAEAIAINDQRVVATTAIRCAGSVFNINNVPVASPFVIKAIGDPGALSGALNIPGGVVEQFRASDFPVKVETRKDITIKAVPVAPSFRFAQPVPPEK; this is encoded by the coding sequence ATGGACGTTCGACACATGCGCATCAAGGCGTGGAGCTGGGTGGGACCGGTGACGATGGTGTGCTTCGTCGTCGGCGCGCTGCTGGCGCTGCAATTCACCACCCAGCGCAAGACCGGCGCCGCGTCGCGCTACGGGCGCGCCGACGTCCTGGCGCAGATGCTGGCGGGCTACAAGGCCCAGGTGGACAGCCAGGACGCCGAGATCAATGACCTGCGCGCCAAGCTCAACGAGTACCGCGAGGCCTCCACCAAGAACCAGGGAGTCCTGGCCCTGCTCAACAAACAGTTGACGCAGGACCAGATGGCGCTGGGGCTGACCGAGGTCATGGGCCCGGGCATGGTGATGACGCTCGATGACAGCACCCGGGCGACGCAGGCGGGCGAGGACAAAGAGCCCTACCTGGTGCACGATTACGACTTGTGGCCGGTCGTCAACGAGCTGCGCTCCGCCGGCGCGGAGGCGATCGCCATCAACGACCAGCGCGTCGTCGCCACCACCGCCATCCGCTGCGCGGGGTCCGTGTTCAACATCAACAACGTCCCCGTCGCGTCTCCCTTCGTCATCAAGGCTATCGGCGACCCCGGGGCCCTCAGTGGCGCCCTCAACATCCCCGGCGGGGTCGTCGAGCAGTTCCGGGCGTCGGACTTCCCGGTCAAGGTGGAGACGCGCAAGGACATCACGATCAAAGCGGTGCCGGTTGCCCCCAGCTTCCGCTTCGCCCAGCCCGTCCCACCGGAGAAATAG
- a CDS encoding small basic family protein yields MIMLPLFALLLGFLIVYILNISLPVGYADYISLIILASLDAIAGGVRARLEGTFDDGIFISGVIFNSMAAVGLAYIGDRMGMSLYLAPVVALGIRIYYNVGRVRRLLMGHAGAAGASPRDSDFERLGC; encoded by the coding sequence ATGATCATGCTACCGCTGTTCGCCTTGCTGCTCGGGTTCCTCATCGTCTATATCCTCAATATCTCGCTGCCGGTCGGCTATGCCGACTACATCTCGCTGATCATCCTCGCCAGCCTCGACGCCATCGCCGGCGGGGTGCGCGCGCGCCTGGAGGGAACTTTCGATGACGGCATCTTCATCAGCGGCGTCATCTTCAACTCGATGGCTGCGGTCGGCCTCGCCTACATCGGCGACCGCATGGGCATGAGCCTTTACCTCGCCCCGGTGGTGGCTTTGGGCATACGAATCTACTACAACGTCGGGCGCGTACGCCGGCTCCTCATGGGGCACGCGGGCGCCGCTGGCGCCTCGCCCCGGGACTCCGACTTCGAGCGCCTGGGCTGCTAG
- the ftsA gene encoding cell division protein FtsA, with protein sequence MARERTIICLDPGTTKTCALVVRIAGRTPHVIGAARATSVGIRRGTITDLRSAAASIAQAAQEACRAAGTRDDRTWTAVSGEHLEGLAARAEAAPAGPEVRQRDLDQCLRRAAEGAHLPPGREVLHALPGEFAVDGQPGIASPLGMAAQRLSVDAFLVTASSSALDNLERGVESAGLCADQQVLSSLAAAWATTDVAERAAGVLVVDIGGGTTDFIAFRDGRAALVGCLGVAGTHVTRDIAVGLRVTMGEAERLKREHAAALARLVPACEIRLACGDRAGRWFLAEIVEARMREILELVRSRVRQAALAPTLAVLTGGETRLAGSATLAEEVLECPVRVGAAAAPRDARVARDPAWAVALGLARYAAEQRPSSAPRGGPIARAQRWVRESFK encoded by the coding sequence GTGGCTCGCGAACGCACGATCATCTGCCTCGACCCGGGCACCACCAAGACCTGCGCGCTGGTGGTGCGCATCGCCGGTCGCACTCCCCACGTCATCGGCGCCGCTCGCGCCACCTCGGTCGGCATCCGCCGGGGCACGATTACGGACCTGCGCTCGGCGGCGGCCTCCATCGCCCAGGCCGCCCAGGAGGCCTGCCGCGCGGCGGGAACGCGCGACGACCGTACCTGGACCGCGGTCAGCGGCGAGCACCTGGAGGGGCTCGCCGCCCGCGCCGAGGCCGCTCCGGCCGGCCCCGAGGTGCGGCAGCGCGACCTCGATCAATGCCTACGCCGGGCCGCCGAGGGTGCGCACCTGCCCCCGGGCCGGGAGGTGCTCCACGCCCTCCCCGGCGAGTTCGCGGTGGACGGGCAGCCCGGCATCGCCAGCCCGCTGGGGATGGCGGCTCAGCGCCTATCGGTGGACGCCTTCCTGGTTACCGCCTCCAGCAGCGCCCTCGACAACCTTGAGCGCGGCGTCGAATCCGCCGGCCTGTGCGCGGACCAGCAAGTGCTGTCAAGCCTGGCCGCGGCTTGGGCCACCACCGATGTGGCCGAACGCGCGGCGGGCGTCCTGGTCGTGGACATCGGCGGAGGCACCACTGATTTCATCGCCTTCCGCGACGGCCGGGCGGCGCTGGTAGGCTGTCTCGGAGTCGCGGGCACCCACGTCACTCGCGACATCGCCGTCGGCCTGCGCGTCACCATGGGCGAGGCCGAGCGGCTCAAGCGCGAGCATGCCGCCGCGCTCGCCCGGCTGGTGCCGGCCTGCGAGATCCGTCTCGCCTGCGGCGACCGTGCGGGGCGCTGGTTCCTGGCGGAGATCGTCGAGGCGCGCATGCGCGAGATCCTGGAGCTGGTGCGCTCGCGCGTCAGGCAGGCGGCGTTGGCGCCGACGCTGGCGGTGCTGACCGGCGGCGAGACGCGCCTGGCGGGGTCGGCGACGTTGGCGGAAGAAGTGCTCGAATGTCCGGTGCGCGTGGGAGCCGCGGCGGCACCGCGCGACGCCCGCGTCGCCCGTGACCCGGCGTGGGCGGTGGCGCTCGGCCTCGCTCGTTACGCGGCCGAGCAACGGCCTTCGTCCGCGCCCCGGGGCGGCCCCATCGCGCGCGCCCAGCGTTGGGTGCGCGAATCGTTCAAGTAG
- a CDS encoding DUF6504 family protein, whose translation MRAQFVGETITVELADIAGRPPTAIEWRGERHAVELVEATWHDASWGPLRAPVKRWWQRRHRTYFQLRVPGGRIFEVYHDRGLDRWVLYRILHPQPEP comes from the coding sequence ATGCGCGCGCAGTTCGTCGGCGAAACGATAACCGTGGAGCTTGCCGACATCGCCGGCCGGCCCCCGACCGCAATCGAGTGGCGCGGTGAGCGCCATGCGGTCGAGCTCGTCGAGGCGACCTGGCACGACGCAAGCTGGGGGCCGCTGCGGGCGCCAGTGAAACGCTGGTGGCAGCGCCGCCATCGCACGTACTTCCAGCTGCGGGTGCCGGGCGGCCGCATCTTCGAGGTCTATCACGACCGTGGACTCGATCGCTGGGTGCTGTACCGCATCCTGCATCCGCAGCCCGAGCCCTAG
- a CDS encoding uroporphyrinogen decarboxylase family protein has product MTHRERLLATLRFEPVDRVPDYEFGAWEQTINRWEQEGLPAGLGGVWGSIQCYFHTDEKDFGPTLGINIALFPAFERKVLEEKGDHVIVQDLDGAVSEMMKPELGASIPRYLRHALETRADWELIRDERLNPDTPGRIPDDIDDRCRRTLDADYPVAANCGSVYGLLRNWMGVENISIAIAEDPEWVAEMITHLTELKLSVYERVAGKCRLDLGWWWEDMCYKKGPLVSPRWFQQYAVPQCKRTTEFLRRECGCEFHMVDCDGNIHQLVPAWIEGGVSVMFPLEAAHTDAYKIREQFGVRAPLRGGFDKRALAAGKEAIDREFDRLRPLLAGGGFIPHTDHLVPPDVSWEDFVYYRERKCEFIGKEPIPYTE; this is encoded by the coding sequence GTGACACATCGGGAACGCTTGCTGGCGACGCTGCGCTTTGAGCCTGTTGACCGGGTGCCCGATTACGAGTTCGGCGCCTGGGAGCAAACGATCAACCGCTGGGAGCAGGAGGGATTGCCCGCCGGCCTGGGCGGCGTCTGGGGGAGCATCCAGTGCTACTTCCACACCGACGAAAAGGACTTCGGCCCCACGCTTGGGATCAACATTGCCCTGTTCCCGGCATTCGAGCGTAAGGTGCTGGAGGAGAAGGGCGACCACGTCATCGTCCAGGATCTCGACGGAGCCGTCTCGGAGATGATGAAACCCGAGCTGGGCGCGTCCATCCCCCGCTACCTGCGCCACGCGCTGGAGACGCGCGCGGACTGGGAGCTCATCCGCGATGAGCGCCTCAACCCCGACACGCCGGGCAGGATACCGGATGACATTGATGACCGCTGCCGTCGCACCCTCGACGCCGACTATCCCGTCGCCGCCAACTGCGGCTCGGTCTACGGGCTGCTGCGCAACTGGATGGGCGTCGAGAACATCTCCATCGCCATCGCCGAGGATCCCGAATGGGTGGCCGAGATGATAACCCATCTCACCGAACTGAAGCTCAGCGTGTACGAGAGGGTCGCCGGCAAATGCCGCCTGGACCTGGGCTGGTGGTGGGAGGATATGTGCTACAAGAAGGGCCCGCTGGTGTCGCCGCGCTGGTTCCAACAGTACGCGGTGCCGCAGTGCAAGCGCACCACCGAATTCCTGCGCCGCGAGTGCGGGTGCGAGTTCCATATGGTGGACTGCGACGGCAACATCCACCAGCTGGTGCCGGCATGGATCGAGGGCGGCGTCAGCGTCATGTTCCCGCTGGAGGCGGCGCACACCGACGCCTACAAGATCCGCGAGCAGTTCGGTGTGCGGGCTCCCCTGCGCGGCGGCTTCGACAAGCGGGCGCTGGCCGCGGGCAAGGAGGCCATAGACCGCGAGTTCGACCGCCTGCGGCCCCTGCTCGCCGGCGGCGGCTTCATTCCCCATACCGATCACCTGGTGCCGCCGGACGTCTCGTGGGAAGATTTCGTCTACTACCGCGAGCGCAAGTGCGAGTTCATCGGCAAGGAGCCGATACCCTATACAGAGTAG